In the genome of bacterium, the window AATTGCCGTTAACCCACTATACACTGCCACGATGCGAGTCGGGGCCTACATTGATGGCCTGAACCTCTACTACGGAGGCCGCCACCTGTGCGGTCGAGGCACCCCTGGATGGCGCTGGCTGGACGTTCCGAAGCTTGTTGAGCTTCTGGTCAGCCGCAACAAGGACTGGATTGACCAGCAGGCCGTGGTACATCGCATCGCATACTGCTCAGCGATGATCGACGGCGTTCCCGACGCCCATGCACCCCAAAGGCAGCGGACATACTTGGCAGCGCTCGAAGCAGACTCGCGGGTCGCTATCGAACTCGGGACCTTTGTCAACCGCAACGTCAAGGGCATCGACGTCTCAACTGGGGCAATTCAAACCGTCCAAGTGCCCGAAGAGAAGGGGTCCGACGTAAATGTGGCCTCACATCTCTTGATCGATGTCCTGACTCACAGGATCGACGCCGCCGTCTTGATTACCAATGACAGCGATCTACGCCTGCCAGCCCAGCGCGCTCGGGACCACCTGCCGCTGGGCACTGTCAACCCCAGAGGCACCCCAACCGCACAAGCACTGCGAGGCCGACCCGACGACGGCGCTAGCGGGCACTGGTGGTACTCCCTAACCGCCGAAGACTTCTTCTCATGCCAACTCTCCGACGCGGTTGGCGAGCACCGGAAGCCAGCGGGTTGGTAGTCGCCACGTTAGAAATTCAGCCCAAATATTGCTGGCATCGACCTATCGCTGGCGGTACAGTGCTTGTACCCACCCGGTGCTCACCTAGGGAGTCGAAAGCTCACCTAGGGTGTGCCGGGTCTTTCTGTTGTGGGCGCCCAAGACACTGGATATCTGCTGGTCAGCAGGGGTCTTGGGCGACTTCCAGAAGATCGGCGACAGTGAGAGGTACGCCGGGTTGGGCGAAGTGGAGGGTGACATCTCGGAAGGGGTCGACTAGGTATCGCACGGTGGGGGGTTCGGTGGGATCGTCAGGGACGGAGACTACGGCTAAGCGCCAGTGCTCGGGGAGAGATTTGGCTTTGCTGATTTGCTGGGCGCTGATGTGGATTTCGGTGGTACGGGGGAGGTGGCCTTTGACTTCGATGAAGTAGTGGGTGCCGGTGTCGGGGTCGATGGAAAGCACGTCGTAGCCGGGATTGCTGTGGGCCTGGGCCTCAGGGTTACGGCCGAGGGCTCGCTCGGCTTCTAGGACGGCGGCAACGGCTCGACGGTCGGTCTCCATCTTGTCGGCAGTTTCTTCGGGGTCGGGAGGTGTGCCTCGGAACTGATCGATGAGTCCTCGAGGAACCACGATTGCCGCACCGACAATGTTGGGCGGGCTGTTGTGGAGGTCGCTTTCTCGGTCTAGATCGAGCCGCCGGCGGGTTAGCCGAGTGGCCAATTCGTCGGCCCGAGCCCGGGCTCGACCGGAATTGATCCGGGGTTTTTGGCCGGCCAACTCCTGTCTCTTCAACTCCTCGGCCCGCTGGTCCCAGTAGCGGATCTCCGCTTCGAGACGCTCTCGAACAGCCTCGCTGACCTTAGCCACTCGAGCTTCAGTGACACGGTGGATTTCTTCGAAGTGCGGCTGAGACAGGTGCTCGATGGCCCAGATCTTGGCCGTCTCCTCAGCAGTGTGATCGGCCCAGTCCAAGTCGAGATGGCCTTCGAGCAGCGTTCGGTCTTCATCAGTCAGCGGGGCGTAGCCGATATATGGCTCATTACCAGCGTTCTGGGCGTTTCCTTGTTGGTCGATCTCTACATACTGGAACCGCCGGGATACCACTTGGCGATGCCCGTGGACCTGTCGTCCGTCGGTGACAGAGTGATCGAGGTACACCAGCAGGCGTGGCTCGGTTGACTGGTCTTGGGGGTCGGTCAAGGTCGCACCCCGAAACAGCGTGTGCTCATGGTCGGCGAGCACTTTGTTGATGACTGCGGTGAGTAGCGGGGTGCCCGGTGAGATCAGCTCGGCCCGGTCACCTCCATCGAATTGGACGAAGGCCTTGTCGAAAGTGACCCGTTCGTAGCGGTCGTGTACCGGGCCGAGATTGGAATCGGCAAACGAGCGGACCGAGGATGGGATGCGGGTTATCTCGTATCGGCCCCTCTCCCGACCGGTGATGCGCCCTCCATATTGGCGAAGAGCCTCGGAGAAGAACCCGTGGACAAACCACGGTTGCAGCTTGCGGGCCCGAGCCCGTTCCATGTCCCCTTTGATCTTGTCGTTGAGCGCCGGATCGGCGAGACCTCCGACGAAGGCCCTCTCTTTCAGCACGTCCTCAAGCTGCTTGCCGATGTCGCCTTCGATGACTTCTTGCATGTATTCGAGGTGGGCAGGATCGTCGTCGGCAGTGATGGCCTTGAGCAGGAGTTCTTGGAGTGAGGTGTTGATATGGGAGTCCCCCAGCACGTCGTACACCTGGTCGCCATACACACCCCGCTGCTGCTCGATCTTCTCGAACAGCCGGGTGAACACCACTCCCTCCCTGGTCTGGTGGGCGACCATGTTCCACAGATGGCAAGGCCGCTGCTGACCGATGCGGTGGATGCGGCCAAACCGCTGCTCGATGCGGTTCGGGTTCCACGGCAGGTCGTAGTTGACCATCATGTTGGCCACTTGGAGGTTCACACCCTCGCCGGCGGCGTCGGTGGCCACCAGCACCCGAACCGTGGGGTCGACTCGGAACCGGTCTTGAATGGCCCGGCGGTCGTGGCGCTTGATGCCACCATGGATGACCGCCACCGTCTCGGGACGGCCCAGCTCAGCAGTGATCCGCTCGGCCACGTAGTCGAGGGTGTCTTTGTGCTCGGAGAACACGATCAGCTTGCACGGGCCTGCTGGCGCATCGTCGCCGTCGGGATTCTCGCCCTTGCCGGTTCGGAACTGCTCTGACCGCAGCAGACCCCGAAGCTGAATCCACTTGGTGTCTTCTCCGCTGGTCCGCACCGTGTCGGCCAGCTTGACCAGACCTCCCAGCTCAACCACTTCTGCCTCGATCTCCTCGGCGGTGGCAGAAGCGGTGGCGGCGTCGATGACGTGGTCTTCAAGCTCTTCGAGCTCCACGTCGTCGAAGTTGTCGAAATCGAAGTCTTCCAGGTCGGCGAACCGCACTCCCCTGGGCAGGTCCGCTACTGGCACGGGTTTGCCCCCCGCAGTCAGACGACGCAGTTCGGAGGCTTGCTCGGAGAGCCGGTCGCGGCGCCGGCGCAGGGAGTGGTAGATGGCCGCCGGTGATGAAGCCAGCCGGCGCTGTAGTGCGGCAAGAGCGAACCCGAAAATGATCCCCCGGCGGCGGTCCCCCTCCTCCTGCATCCGAGAGGCCCGGTCCATGCCGCTGCGCACATAGTCGGAAACCGCCTCGTACAACTCCTGTTCGGGTTCAGACAGCTCGAAGTTGACGCTGTGGGCGAATCGCTGAGGAAACAGCCGGCGTCCTTCAAATGTGGTCAAGTTCTCCTTCACCAACCGGCGCATCACGTCGTCGGTCTCGGGCAATTCGTTATCCCGAAGACGCCCGGCAAACCGCTCAGGATCGATGAGGGTCATGAAGGCCAAAAAGTCCTCGTTCTTGCCGTTGTGAGGGGTGGCCGACAACAGCAGGAAATGGCGGGCTCGGTCGCGCAGCACCTCGCCCAGCTCGAAGCGCCTGGTCTTGCGCAACTCGTCGCCGTAGAGGTGAGCCGACATCTTGTGGGCCTCGTCGACGATCACCAAGTCCCAGTCGGCCAGCTTGAGCTTTTCGATGAGATCCTCGGCCCGTGACAGTTGGTCGACCCGGGCCACCAACAGGTTCTTCTCCAGAAATGGGTTGCCGGTGCGCGACGCCTCCACCGCCGAGCGCGACATCAACTCGAAGCTGAGGCCGAACTTGTCCCATAACTCGTCTTGCCACTGCTCCACCAGGCTGCCGGGGGCGACTATGAGACAGCGGGCCACATCGCCTCGCAGCATCAGCTCTCTAATCAGCAGCCCCGACATGATGGTCTTGCCCGCTCCGGGATCGTCGGCCAGCAGGAACTTGAGCGGGCGCTGTTCTAAGAAACGGTTGTAGACGGCATCGATCTGGTGGGGGTAAGGCTCGATGTTGGAGGTGTCCACTGCGGCGTATGGGTCGGCCAAGTGCGCCGACTGCATGCGGCGGGCCTCAGAGGCCAGGCGAAACGCCGCTCCGTCGGCATCGAATGACCACCGCTGCTCGGAGACCTCCTGGATCCGGGCAAGATCGTCGAGCGTGACGATGCGCTCGCCGAGACCTCCGTTAGCCGAACGATAGGTAAGGGTGGCCGACCCCGTTCCATGGACGTCTACGGCCACGACGGTCACATCGCCATCGGCCACCACTCCCGACAGCCGTTTGCCGACAGTGAGTTCGTCGAACTCCAGGCCAGTCATCCGGGCCACGCTACCCTGCGACCATGAGCAAGAGGCTTGATGACAAAGCGGCGATGGTGACGGGGGCAGGCAATGGCATTGGGCGGGCTATTGCGCTGTTGTTGGCCGAGCATGGGGCGCAGGTGGTGGTGAACGACCTGGGGACCGATGAGCAGGGTGACGGGACTGACGCCTCTCATGCGGCTCGGACGGTGGCCGACATCGAGGCTGACGGGGGGACGGCGGTGGCCAACCACAGCGACGTGGCCACTTTTGAGGGGGCTGGAGCGGTGGTGCAGCAGACGGTGGACGCCTACGGGCGCATCGACATCGCGGTGAACTGCGCCGGAGCGGCCATCGAGGGATCGATATACGAGATGGCGCCCGAGCTGTACCACAAGACCATCGCCTTGCAGATGTCCCAGAAGTGGTTCATCGCCCGCCACGCGGTGCCGCAGATGGTGGCCCAGGGCTGGGGCCGGGTGGTGAACACCACCTCGCACGGGGCGCTGGGCGATTTGGGCCAGCCAGCCTTCGCGGCGGCCATGGGCGGGGTGATCTCCATGACCAAAGCGCTGGCCACCGAGACGGCGGGAACCGGTGTGACCGTGAACTGCCTGGCGCCGGGGGCGGCAACCCGGCTGCACGCCAAGACACACGACGACTTCAAGGCTTGGCACGAGCAGGGCATCATCGACGACGAGATGTGGCAGAGCTACCTCACCACTCCCCCGCCCGAGTACGTGGCCCCCGCGGTCGTTTGGCTGTGTACCGATGCCGCCGACTACATCAGCGGCCACGTAGTCCACGCGGCCGGCGGTCAGGTAGCGGTGTTCAATGAGCTGCGGGAGGAGCGGGCCATCTACCGGGGCGACCACGCCCAGGTCGACCCCTGGACCCTGGACGAGCTCGACCACCTGTTCCCCCGCAATCTTCTGCCCCGGCCCTGATGCCCGGCTAGGCCGCCCCCGCGGTCAGAGGACGTGCTGGCAGACCCAACGGTGCATGGCGATGCCGGAGGCCACCCCCGCGTTGATGGAGCGGGTGGAGCCGAACTGGGTTATGGCCAACACCGCCTCACAGGCCTCCACCGCCTCGGACGACAGGCCGGGGCCCTCTTGGCCGAACAGCAGCACACAGCGCTCGGGCAGCGAATAGCCCTCGATGGGCTCGGTGCCGGGGCCGTTGTCGATGCCCAGGATCGGCAGCTCGGCCTCAGCGGCCCAGGCGACCAGGTCGTCCAGCTCCGGGTGGTGCAGCACATGGAGGTAGCGGTCGGTGACCATGGCCCCCCGACGGTTCCAGCGCCGCCTACCCACGATGTGGACCGCGGCGGCCCCGAAGGCGTTGGCGTTGCGGACCATGGTCCCGATGTTGAGGTCGTGCTGCCAGTTCTCCACCGCCACATGGAACCCGTGGCGGCGGTCGTCCAAGTGGGCCACGATGGCCTCGTGGTGCCAAAAGCGGTAGGCGTCCACCACATTGCGGGTGTCGCCTTCCTCGATCAGCTCGGGATCGAGGTGGGGCGGGAGGCGCTCAGTCCAGCGGCGCACCGAGGCCAAACTGATCCGCTCCCACCAAGTTGGCGATGCGCTCGGCGTGATAGTCCAGCGAACCGAAGCACGGGGTGAGCGCCCAAGCCCGCTTGAGGTAGAGGTGGGCGTCGATCTCCCATGTGAAGCCCATGCCCCCGTGGACCTGCACGCAGTCCTTGCCGTTGTGGTCGGCGGCTTCGGCAGCCAGGATGCGGGCGCCCGACACCGCCCGGTCCTCGTCGGCAAGTTCGGGAGCGTCGAGCACGCAACTGGCGTAGTACAGAGCGGCTCGGGCCACCTCTTCGCGGCTGTACATGTCGGCGCACTTGTGCTTGACGGCCTGGAATTGGCCGATGGGCTTTCCGAACTGCTGGCGCTCCTGCGCATAGGCCACGGCCAGCTCCCGAGCGCCAGTGGCCAGGCCCACTTGGAGGGCCGAGCACAAGAACACCGCACGGTTGACCCAGCCGTAGCAGCCGCCGACCTCGTCACCCTGGGGCAGCTCGGCCACTCGGCCCACCGCGGTCAGCGGGTCCACCGACTGGGCCGGCTCGAACGACAGCTCCGCGGCGTCCACCCGCCACACACCGTCACCGTCGAGCACCAGCAGGGCGTCGATCACGTCGGGATACTCCACCAAGGCAGGCCCTTTGGTGCGCTCGACGAGGCCGACCACAGAGTCATCCACCACCCCCGCGGCCAACAGAGTTCCCACCAGCGGCCCGGGCACCAGAGCCCGGCCGAGCTGCTCGAACACCAGCCCGGCTTCAGCCCAACCCAGTCCGACCCCGCCCTCCTCCTCGGGCACCATTAACGAGAACACCCCGGTGTCGGCCAGCTCGCCCCATAGTTGGCGGTCCACCCCGCCGCAGTCGGCCAGACCCCGCACGGTGTCGATGTCGAAGCGGCCCTGGCACAGGTCCCGGATGCCGTCGCACAGGGCAACCTGGTCGTCGGATAGCTCGAAGTCCATGCCTACCGCTCCTTGGGCAAGCCCAGAATGCGCTCGCCGATGATGTTTCGTTGGATCTCGGAAGTGCCAGCGGCGATCGACAGGCTGAGCACGTAGAGCCGGCTGGCCACCATGTCGCCGCCGGTCTGTTCGTCACCGCCGCCCTCGGCTAGCACCAGGGCGCCACGCTCCAGCATGCGGTGGGCCAAGTCGGCCATGCGCTTTTTAACCTCGGCGTAGTAGAGCTTGAACACCGACCCGCCGGGGCCGGGCACCCCGGTGCGCTGAGCCTGCGAAACAACCCGCTTGGTGAGCGCCCACAGGGCGTCGTATTCGGCCTGGAGATGGCCGATCTCCCGGCGAATCTCGTCGTCATCCCAGGCGGTAGACCCGTTGCGGCGGATGCCCCGAGCCAATTCGGCCATCTCGGCCAGTTGGTTCATCGTGCCCAGCAGCTCGCTGATGAAAGCGGTGCCGCGCTCGAAGCTGAACGTGACCATGGCCACCCGCCAGCCGTCGTTCTCGTCTCCCACCCGGTTCTCCACCGGGATGCGGACCTCGTCGAAGAACACCTCGCAGAATTCGCTGGAACCGGCCACGGTGGTGATGGGCCGCACTTCGATTCCGGGCAGGTCCATGGGACAGATCAGCCAGGTGATGCCCCGGTGCTTGGGGGCCTCTTGATCGGTGCGCACCAGCAGCTCGCAGTAGTCGGCCACATGGCCGAACGACGTCCAGATCTTCTGGCCGGTCACCACGTAGTGGTCGCCGTCGTGGATGGCCCGGGTGGACAGCGAGGCCAGATCGGACCCGGCGTTGGGCTCCGAGAACCCCTGGCACCAAACCTCCTCGCCCTTCAACATGGCGGGCAAGTGGCGGGCCTGCTGCTCGGCAGTGGCCTCCAGTATGAGGGTGGGGCCGGCGTGGAGCTGGGCGACGAAGTTCATCCCCACGTACGGCGCGCCCATCCTGGTGGTCTCCTCCAGAAAGATCAGGTGCTCGGTGGGAGTGGAGCCCCGGCCGCCGAACTCCGACGGCCAGTTAATGCCCGCGTATCCGGCGTCGTAGAGCTTGCGCTGCCAGCCCATGTCCCATTTCCGGCGAGCGGTCCAATCATCGCGGTCGGGAGGATCACCCAGCGTGGGCAGCACTTCGCCGAGCCAGTCGCGCAGCTCGTCGCGGAACGCGATCTCTTCTGCGGAGAATCGAATATCCATCGGCTGCGATGGTACCGACCTTCAGAGAAGGGTCAGTAGTCGATCCATCAGGGAGTCGATCTCTTGGGCGCAGGCGATGAAGATGTCTTCATCAAAGCCGCCGGGGTCTACCACCTCCTCGCCGTAGGGCAGCGGGGCGTCGGCCAGGTTGAGGGCGGCCACCCGCTGGGCCAAGGACTCGGGACCAGGCGGCAGCTCGTCGACGAGGCGCTTGATGGTGGCGGTGCGGGCCGCGGCCTCAGGGTGGACTCGGCGCACGTAGTCCACGTGCTCCGGGGCAAATGCCACAATGAGATCGGCGCCTCGGGCGTCGGCGGCGGTGAGCTGGTGGCTGCGGTGGCTTCCGTCGGCCAGTCCCAAGGATTCCAGCGCCCGCCGGGTTCGCCCGCTCATGGGCAAGCCCTCAATGCTGTGGGTGCCGGCGCCCACAAATCGCACCGCGTCGGTGCGGGCCCGTCCGATGACGGTGGCCATCACGGATCGGGCGGCGTTGCCGGTACACAGCATCACCACCACCGGCCGAGAATCAGACCCGGTCATGACCGCTCGGCAGCGGGACGGACGAACAGGGCCTCGGCTTCTGCGGTGAGCCGGCCATCGGCATGGCATTGGCCTGCGGCGATGACCCGCCGGCTGCGGACATTGGTCAATCGGCCGGTGAGAACCAGTTCGGCATTCAGCGGTGTCAGCGCCCGGTACCGAACGGTGAGCCGGCCCGTGAATGCTCCCTTTTGCCCGGTCAGGCGGTAGGGCAGCACCCCCAGCAGGTTGTCGAACATGGCGGCCAGGTAGCCGCCGTGGACGGCGCCGGGCGGCCCCTGATAATCCTCGCCCAAGCACACCACCGCGGTCACGGTGGGATGGCCGAAGTCGTCGGCGGCGTAGCTCACCTCCAAAGCTGGAGGAAGCAGATTGGGCCCGCCCAGTCGCCCCGATTCGCTCACGATGCTTCCCGGATCAACCAGGACGCCGGTGGACTCTTCACGCCGATTGGGCTCGGTTCTGAGCCTCCTCGGCAATACCGGCGGCGAACTTGGCCACCGCCGAGGCCATCAACTGCCGCAGTATCCCGCCAGTAAGTGGAATGACAATTTCGAACCAGGAGTCCCAGTGCAGGTCGCAACTCGCCCCGTCTTCGCTGCCCACCAGCACCATCTCGGAGCGGTAGTTGCGTATGGGCAGCGGCGCGCTCAATAACCGGTAAGCCATGCGGTGGGGAGGGTCGAAGGCGGTGACTTCCTCGCGGGTGCTCACCGGGCCAGTACGAAACGCCCGAACCGCCCCGACGCCGTTGCGATAGGGCGATCCCTCGACCTCAAGATCAACCCGAGAACTGGGCGACCATCGAGAGTAGAGCTGGTGATCGGTCATCACCTCCCAAACGATCTC includes:
- a CDS encoding PaaI family thioesterase codes for the protein MSESGRLGGPNLLPPALEVSYAADDFGHPTVTAVVCLGEDYQGPPGAVHGGYLAAMFDNLLGVLPYRLTGQKGAFTGRLTVRYRALTPLNAELVLTGRLTNVRSRRVIAAGQCHADGRLTAEAEALFVRPAAERS
- a CDS encoding acyl-CoA/acyl-ACP dehydrogenase; amino-acid sequence: MDFELSDDQVALCDGIRDLCQGRFDIDTVRGLADCGGVDRQLWGELADTGVFSLMVPEEEGGVGLGWAEAGLVFEQLGRALVPGPLVGTLLAAGVVDDSVVGLVERTKGPALVEYPDVIDALLVLDGDGVWRVDAAELSFEPAQSVDPLTAVGRVAELPQGDEVGGCYGWVNRAVFLCSALQVGLATGARELAVAYAQERQQFGKPIGQFQAVKHKCADMYSREEVARAALYYASCVLDAPELADEDRAVSGARILAAEAADHNGKDCVQVHGGMGFTWEIDAHLYLKRAWALTPCFGSLDYHAERIANLVGADQFGLGAPLD
- a CDS encoding NYN domain-containing protein; the encoded protein is MRVGAYIDGLNLYYGGRHLCGRGTPGWRWLDVPKLVELLVSRNKDWIDQQAVVHRIAYCSAMIDGVPDAHAPQRQRTYLAALEADSRVAIELGTFVNRNVKGIDVSTGAIQTVQVPEEKGSDVNVASHLLIDVLTHRIDAAVLITNDSDLRLPAQRARDHLPLGTVNPRGTPTAQALRGRPDDGASGHWWYSLTAEDFFSCQLSDAVGEHRKPAGW
- a CDS encoding RNA methyltransferase, which encodes MRRWTERLPPHLDPELIEEGDTRNVVDAYRFWHHEAIVAHLDDRRHGFHVAVENWQHDLNIGTMVRNANAFGAAAVHIVGRRRWNRRGAMVTDRYLHVLHHPELDDLVAWAAEAELPILGIDNGPGTEPIEGYSLPERCVLLFGQEGPGLSSEAVEACEAVLAITQFGSTRSINAGVASGIAMHRWVCQHVL
- a CDS encoding SDR family oxidoreductase translates to MSKRLDDKAAMVTGAGNGIGRAIALLLAEHGAQVVVNDLGTDEQGDGTDASHAARTVADIEADGGTAVANHSDVATFEGAGAVVQQTVDAYGRIDIAVNCAGAAIEGSIYEMAPELYHKTIALQMSQKWFIARHAVPQMVAQGWGRVVNTTSHGALGDLGQPAFAAAMGGVISMTKALATETAGTGVTVNCLAPGAATRLHAKTHDDFKAWHEQGIIDDEMWQSYLTTPPPEYVAPAVVWLCTDAADYISGHVVHAAGGQVAVFNELREERAIYRGDHAQVDPWTLDELDHLFPRNLLPRP
- a CDS encoding acyl-CoA dehydrogenase family protein, with the translated sequence MDIRFSAEEIAFRDELRDWLGEVLPTLGDPPDRDDWTARRKWDMGWQRKLYDAGYAGINWPSEFGGRGSTPTEHLIFLEETTRMGAPYVGMNFVAQLHAGPTLILEATAEQQARHLPAMLKGEEVWCQGFSEPNAGSDLASLSTRAIHDGDHYVVTGQKIWTSFGHVADYCELLVRTDQEAPKHRGITWLICPMDLPGIEVRPITTVAGSSEFCEVFFDEVRIPVENRVGDENDGWRVAMVTFSFERGTAFISELLGTMNQLAEMAELARGIRRNGSTAWDDDEIRREIGHLQAEYDALWALTKRVVSQAQRTGVPGPGGSVFKLYYAEVKKRMADLAHRMLERGALVLAEGGGDEQTGGDMVASRLYVLSLSIAAGTSEIQRNIIGERILGLPKER
- a CDS encoding helicase-related protein, coding for MTGLEFDELTVGKRLSGVVADGDVTVVAVDVHGTGSATLTYRSANGGLGERIVTLDDLARIQEVSEQRWSFDADGAAFRLASEARRMQSAHLADPYAAVDTSNIEPYPHQIDAVYNRFLEQRPLKFLLADDPGAGKTIMSGLLIRELMLRGDVARCLIVAPGSLVEQWQDELWDKFGLSFELMSRSAVEASRTGNPFLEKNLLVARVDQLSRAEDLIEKLKLADWDLVIVDEAHKMSAHLYGDELRKTRRFELGEVLRDRARHFLLLSATPHNGKNEDFLAFMTLIDPERFAGRLRDNELPETDDVMRRLVKENLTTFEGRRLFPQRFAHSVNFELSEPEQELYEAVSDYVRSGMDRASRMQEEGDRRRGIIFGFALAALQRRLASSPAAIYHSLRRRRDRLSEQASELRRLTAGGKPVPVADLPRGVRFADLEDFDFDNFDDVELEELEDHVIDAATASATAEEIEAEVVELGGLVKLADTVRTSGEDTKWIQLRGLLRSEQFRTGKGENPDGDDAPAGPCKLIVFSEHKDTLDYVAERITAELGRPETVAVIHGGIKRHDRRAIQDRFRVDPTVRVLVATDAAGEGVNLQVANMMVNYDLPWNPNRIEQRFGRIHRIGQQRPCHLWNMVAHQTREGVVFTRLFEKIEQQRGVYGDQVYDVLGDSHINTSLQELLLKAITADDDPAHLEYMQEVIEGDIGKQLEDVLKERAFVGGLADPALNDKIKGDMERARARKLQPWFVHGFFSEALRQYGGRITGRERGRYEITRIPSSVRSFADSNLGPVHDRYERVTFDKAFVQFDGGDRAELISPGTPLLTAVINKVLADHEHTLFRGATLTDPQDQSTEPRLLVYLDHSVTDGRQVHGHRQVVSRRFQYVEIDQQGNAQNAGNEPYIGYAPLTDEDRTLLEGHLDLDWADHTAEETAKIWAIEHLSQPHFEEIHRVTEARVAKVSEAVRERLEAEIRYWDQRAEELKRQELAGQKPRINSGRARARADELATRLTRRRLDLDRESDLHNSPPNIVGAAIVVPRGLIDQFRGTPPDPEETADKMETDRRAVAAVLEAERALGRNPEAQAHSNPGYDVLSIDPDTGTHYFIEVKGHLPRTTEIHISAQQISKAKSLPEHWRLAVVSVPDDPTEPPTVRYLVDPFRDVTLHFAQPGVPLTVADLLEVAQDPC
- a CDS encoding SRPBCC family protein, with translation MQTFSSSTPISAPPEIVWEVMTDHQLYSRWSPSSRVDLEVEGSPYRNGVGAVRAFRTGPVSTREEVTAFDPPHRMAYRLLSAPLPIRNYRSEMVLVGSEDGASCDLHWDSWFEIVIPLTGGILRQLMASAVAKFAAGIAEEAQNRAQSA